A genomic region of Anopheles coustani chromosome 3, idAnoCousDA_361_x.2, whole genome shotgun sequence contains the following coding sequences:
- the LOC131272031 gene encoding small ribosomal subunit protein uS5m: MLRIASSSSNSLIRAFSVLNISRPSAVCGIGKNNSTIDSVTETRARNLLQPYTPTLCNVRETSFFNKLPADQIWKGVISVSNAGKKRGRGKGSGRITAKDLNRGQVIGYGKANIVWPGLSAPVIRGRELVQQQRLPEDKEREAKLRRIRDEMVNFKRIKLSPLERGWSGSKMPGRSFGPPDPIGEDEFVGFDTKCLELKAVVNMKGNHGRKRRVSAMAVTGNGNGLAGFGFGKAIEGRAALRQAKNRAGQKLMHFDLCNGHTVFHDFHCQFGATKLFVERKPEGYGLRCHRAIKTVCEVLGIKDLRAKCEGSTNVQHVVKAFFIGLLKQKDHQKIAEEKGLHVVEFRPENMNFPKVVASPTVCRTEKELGNNEILDFTQYCMDGKIQLQKKKLPPFYTKFRSWEIYLKKQEYLRNQDKVRLRMMAETGEVRSFLTEKFPECRMGPGAKEE; encoded by the exons ATGTTACGAATTGCGAGTTCAAGCAGCAATTCGCTGATACGGGCATTTTCAGTGCTAAATATAAGCCGCCCATCTGCAGTGTGTGGCATTGGAAAGAACAATTCAACGATCGATTCAGTGACCGAAACACGAGCGCGAAATTTACTGCAACCATACACACCAACATTATGTAATGTTCGTGAAACAAGCTTCTTCAACAAAC TCCCTGCGGATCAAATATGGAAAGGTGTCATCTCGGTCAGTAACGCGGGCAAGAAACGAGGACGTGGGAAGGGTTCCGGTCGCATCACCGCCAAAGATCTCAACAGGGGCCAGGTGATTGGGTACGGCAAAGCGAACATCGTATGGCCGGGCCTGTCTGCGCCGGTGATACGCGGCCGCGAGCTAGTACAGCAGCAAAGGCTTCCGGAGGACAAGGAACGCGAGGCGAAGCTCCGACGCATCCGTGATGAAATGGTCAACTTTAAGCGCATCAAGTTAAGTCCACTGGAGCGTGGATGGTCCGGATCGAAGATGCCAGGTCGCAGCTTCGGCCCACCGGATCCAATCGGAGAAGATGAGTTCGTGGGCTTCGACACAAAATGTCTGGAGCTCAAGGCGGTGGTCAACATGAAGGGTAATCACGGTCGTAAACGGCGCGTATCGGCGATGGCCGTCACCGGCAATGGAAATGGTTTGGCAGGATTCGGTTTTGGCAAAGCAATCGAAGGTAGAGCCGCGCTTCGACAAGCAAAGAATCGCGCCGGTCAAAAGCTTATGCACTTCGACTTGTGCAATGGTCATACGGTATTTCACGATTTTCATTGCCAGTTCGGTGCAACAAAGTTGTTTGTCGAGCGGAAGCCCGAGGGCTACGGCCTCAGGTGTCATCGAGCGATCAAAACTGTGTGCGAAGTGCTCGGCATCAAGGACCTGCGGGCAAAGTGCGAAGGATCGACAAACGTCCAGCACGTTGTAAAGGCATTCTTCATTGGACTGCTGAAACAGAAAGATCATCAGAAGATAGCCGAAGAGAAGGGTCTACACGTGGTAGAATTCCGACCAGAAAACATGAACTTCCCTAAAGTGGTCGCTAGTCCGACCGTGTGCCGTACGGAAAAGGAGCTGGGAAACAACGAAATTCTTGACTTCACCCAGTACTGCATGGACGGGAAAATTCAGCTGCAGAAGAAGAAACTGCCCCCATTCTACACCAAGTTCCGGTCGTGGGAAATTTATCTAAAGAAACAAGAGTACCTCCGGAACCAGGACAAAGTGCGGCTGCGGATGATGGCCGAGACGGGTGAGGTTCGTAGTTTCTTAACGGAAAAGTTTCCCGAGTGCCGCATGGGACCGGGTGCAAAGGAGGAATAG